One genomic segment of Marinitoga piezophila KA3 includes these proteins:
- a CDS encoding isoamylase early set domain-containing protein, which translates to MKRIYVILIVLIMGISVFSKIYIDNNMVVFEYKDITASAVYLAGSFNNWNSSALLMKKVNNGVWRIAIKLSPGEYQYKFVINGSDWKEDPEAPGYVPDGFGGKNGVFTLVLENGTLKIKKAEKETNNILSGGYKFSLNSKIDKDTFSLKTPEINHEFILTINPDKGNMKFEANLYADNTNWQFKLKSLKINWENEKYLFGIYNNAASNNLWNFYEENIEKTNIGFYGGIKTSVLDITLDIYSKNNNIQYMLLSKTSMEDINGYFGYIPATDDSSMNIYARVKYLNIGIEGKYSDSLEYVKGDYENDDLYFEGMYEFDKKNVVLYSEILSLSNIYTEYNTSEKTYFVEVNLNIPVLSNLNGIGNLHYDNDGNIGYNAGIKLIEDENSVSITLGHKFDEGFKDYYFMFNASAEF; encoded by the coding sequence GTGAAAAGAATATATGTTATTTTAATTGTATTAATTATGGGTATTTCTGTTTTTTCAAAGATTTATATAGATAATAATATGGTTGTTTTTGAATATAAAGATATAACAGCATCTGCAGTTTATCTTGCAGGTAGCTTTAATAACTGGAATTCATCTGCTTTATTAATGAAAAAAGTAAATAATGGAGTATGGAGAATAGCAATAAAACTTTCTCCTGGTGAATATCAGTATAAATTTGTTATAAATGGAAGTGATTGGAAGGAAGACCCTGAAGCCCCGGGATATGTGCCTGATGGATTTGGTGGGAAAAATGGAGTTTTTACTTTAGTATTAGAAAATGGAACATTAAAAATCAAAAAAGCAGAAAAAGAGACAAATAATATATTATCTGGAGGATATAAGTTTAGTTTAAATTCTAAAATAGATAAGGATACTTTTTCGTTAAAAACTCCAGAAATAAATCATGAATTTATTTTAACAATTAATCCAGATAAAGGTAATATGAAATTTGAAGCAAATTTATATGCAGATAATACAAACTGGCAATTTAAATTAAAATCATTAAAGATAAATTGGGAAAACGAAAAATATCTCTTTGGAATATATAACAATGCAGCTTCTAATAATTTATGGAATTTTTATGAAGAAAATATAGAAAAAACGAATATAGGTTTTTATGGAGGAATAAAAACTTCTGTATTAGATATAACTCTTGATATTTATTCAAAAAATAACAATATTCAATATATGTTATTATCAAAAACAAGTATGGAAGACATAAATGGTTATTTTGGATATATTCCAGCTACAGATGATTCATCTATGAATATTTATGCAAGAGTTAAATACTTAAATATTGGTATTGAAGGGAAATATTCAGATTCCTTAGAATATGTAAAAGGAGATTATGAAAATGATGATCTTTATTTTGAAGGAATGTATGAATTTGATAAGAAAAATGTAGTTTTATATTCTGAGATATTATCTTTATCAAATATTTATACGGAATATAATACATCAGAAAAAACATATTTTGTAGAAGTTAATTTAAATATACCGGTTTTAAGTAATTTAAATGGTATTGGGAATTTACATTATGACAATGATGGAAATATAGGTTATAATGCAGGTATAAAATTGATTGAAGATGAAAATTCTGTAAGTATAACATTAGGACATAAATTTGATGAAGGTTTTAAAGATTATTATTTTATGTTTAATGCAAGTGCTGAATTCTAA
- a CDS encoding L7Ae/L30e/S12e/Gadd45 family ribosomal protein, which yields MNEQKIVNLLGFAARMRKIIFGKDNIREYIRNPRKRYKFIVIASDTGESIKEDTIKRCQSHRVPYVLLKDFTKETLGKSLGRDEISVVGVLDENIVKGLIDVANVGGDSNV from the coding sequence ATGAATGAACAAAAGATTGTAAATCTTTTGGGATTTGCTGCAAGGATGCGAAAAATAATATTTGGAAAAGATAATATAAGAGAATATATAAGAAATCCAAGAAAAAGATATAAGTTTATTGTTATTGCATCTGATACAGGTGAGTCTATAAAAGAAGATACAATAAAAAGATGTCAATCACATAGAGTTCCATATGTTCTTTTAAAAGATTTTACAAAGGAAACACTTGGTAAGTCTCTTGGAAGAGATGAAATCAGTGTTGTTGGAGTATTGGATGAGAATATAGTAAAAGGATTAATCGATGTAGCAAATGTTGGAGGTGATTCGAATGTCTAA
- the infB gene encoding translation initiation factor IF-2 — translation MSKTRVYQLAKEFGKNSREFLEELRELGYDLKSHMSSLENNEVEAIKEYFEEKKKEAEEKKKAEKKKQESQQSKEKKHFKEKKDFKKDHKKDKKNKNKNKKFNKNNKPDFVKEEKKNEEKSEEEDIKEVKITKSELKLDILAKKLGKGQNDIIKAFFMKGKILRPGQALSESEAEEIAMMFNTLLDIVEETAEVSESTPANKEGKVDPEEELKEFWKKLYEEKEDKLVERAPVVTIMGHVDHGKTTLLDNIRNTRVAEKEAGGITQSIGAYQVNYEGRKITFIDTPGHEAFTEMRARGAQATDIVVLIIAADDGVMPQTIEAYNHAKNANVPIIVAINKIDKPNANIELTKQQMVAKLNLIPEDWGGDTITVPISAKAGQGIDELLEMILLVAEMQEIKCYPEGLARGVIIESKLDKFLGPVATAIIKDGKLKVGDYFVAGSTFGKVRRMIDPNGKNVKVAGPSDPVQILGFEEVPDMHSILYGVKTLHEAREYVEKKKELEEKTVQKRHIRLEDALKMMQEEGEQKILNIILKADTFGSLEALKNAIAKLQNPEIELQVIHGGIGAITKSDVMLATASDAVILGFRVKADSSAVKFAEQERIQIKRYDIIFNLIDDLKKALQGMLEPEEKEEITGYGEVKQVFRIKKVGNIAGIQLKEGYVERDGGVRLYRGGKLVYDGKLESLRHYKDEVKRIEAPKECGVKILNFDDINEGDEMEFYKFIQVERTLEFGKKEEE, via the coding sequence ATGTCTAAGACACGAGTATATCAATTAGCCAAGGAATTTGGAAAGAATTCCAGAGAATTTCTAGAAGAATTAAGAGAATTGGGATATGATTTAAAAAGCCATATGTCATCACTTGAAAATAATGAGGTTGAGGCCATAAAAGAATATTTTGAAGAGAAGAAAAAGGAAGCAGAAGAAAAGAAGAAAGCTGAGAAAAAGAAACAGGAATCACAGCAATCAAAAGAAAAAAAGCATTTTAAAGAGAAAAAGGATTTTAAAAAAGATCATAAAAAGGATAAAAAGAATAAGAATAAAAATAAGAAGTTCAATAAAAATAATAAACCTGATTTTGTAAAAGAAGAAAAGAAAAATGAAGAAAAAAGCGAGGAAGAAGATATTAAAGAAGTAAAGATAACTAAATCAGAATTAAAGTTAGATATTCTTGCAAAAAAACTTGGGAAAGGTCAAAATGATATTATAAAAGCTTTCTTTATGAAAGGAAAGATATTGAGACCAGGGCAGGCTTTATCAGAATCTGAAGCAGAAGAGATTGCAATGATGTTTAATACATTGCTTGATATTGTTGAAGAAACAGCAGAAGTATCAGAATCAACTCCAGCAAATAAAGAAGGTAAAGTTGATCCAGAAGAAGAATTAAAGGAATTCTGGAAGAAGTTATATGAAGAAAAAGAGGATAAACTCGTTGAAAGAGCTCCAGTTGTTACTATTATGGGGCATGTTGATCATGGTAAGACAACTTTGCTTGATAATATTAGAAATACAAGGGTTGCTGAAAAAGAAGCTGGAGGAATTACGCAGTCTATAGGTGCTTATCAGGTAAATTATGAAGGAAGAAAAATTACATTTATTGACACTCCAGGACACGAAGCTTTTACAGAAATGAGAGCTCGTGGTGCTCAGGCTACAGATATTGTTGTGTTAATTATAGCTGCTGATGACGGTGTTATGCCTCAAACAATTGAAGCATATAATCACGCCAAAAATGCTAATGTTCCTATAATTGTGGCAATAAACAAGATAGATAAACCAAATGCAAATATTGAATTAACAAAACAGCAAATGGTTGCAAAATTAAATCTTATTCCAGAAGACTGGGGTGGAGATACAATTACAGTTCCTATTTCAGCTAAGGCTGGTCAGGGAATTGATGAATTGCTCGAAATGATTCTTCTGGTTGCAGAAATGCAGGAAATTAAATGTTATCCAGAGGGATTGGCAAGAGGAGTTATTATTGAAAGTAAACTCGATAAATTTCTTGGTCCTGTTGCAACTGCAATAATCAAAGATGGAAAATTAAAGGTTGGAGATTATTTTGTAGCTGGAAGTACATTTGGTAAGGTTAGAAGAATGATAGACCCAAATGGAAAGAATGTTAAGGTTGCAGGGCCATCTGATCCTGTGCAGATTTTGGGTTTTGAAGAAGTTCCTGATATGCATTCAATTCTTTATGGTGTGAAAACTTTACATGAAGCAAGAGAATATGTTGAAAAGAAGAAGGAATTAGAAGAAAAAACTGTTCAGAAAAGACATATACGTCTTGAAGATGCATTAAAAATGATGCAGGAAGAAGGAGAACAGAAGATATTAAATATTATTTTAAAAGCAGATACATTTGGATCTCTTGAAGCATTAAAGAATGCAATAGCTAAATTGCAAAATCCAGAAATTGAGTTACAGGTGATTCATGGCGGTATAGGTGCTATAACAAAGAGTGATGTTATGCTTGCAACAGCTTCAGATGCTGTTATTCTTGGATTCAGGGTTAAAGCAGATAGTAGCGCTGTAAAGTTTGCTGAACAGGAAAGAATTCAGATAAAGAGATATGATATAATCTTTAATTTAATAGATGATCTTAAAAAGGCATTACAGGGTATGCTTGAACCTGAAGAAAAAGAAGAGATTACAGGTTATGGTGAAGTTAAACAGGTATTTAGAATTAAAAAGGTTGGTAACATCGCCGGTATTCAATTAAAAGAAGGATATGTTGAAAGAGACGGTGGAGTAAGATTATATAGAGGCGGAAAGCTTGTATATGATGGAAAGCTTGAATCTTTGAGACATTATAAGGATGAAGTAAAGAGAATAGAAGCTCCAAAGGAATGTGGTGTAAAAATCCTTAATTTTGATGATATTAACGAAGGAGACGAAATGGAATTCTATAAATTTATTCAGGTTGAAAGAACACTTGAATTTGGAAAAAAGGAAGAAGAATAA
- a CDS encoding DegT/DnrJ/EryC1/StrS family aminotransferase has product MNVPLSDASLTEEEKKILLNVFRRKRLALGSFLNKFEEKMKEYFNVDYAVAVNSGTSALHLILRSLGIKENEGMIVTPFTFIASSNVAMFERAHPVFIDIDPENYNIDIEKIELTLNDIDHPLWKRIKGLKDITFFMGVDIFGQPLDWDRFFELNKKYNWKVVEDSCEAIGAKYKDRMVGTLGEAGTFAFYPNKQITTGEGGMIITNNEEIAKLSRSMANQGRGDSYEWLEHVRLGYNYRMDELSAALGYVQMKRLDEILEKRENVAKNYYELFKEEDRVILPHVEEYTTKPSWFVFVVRLSLDWISNFIDIPEYMKSFDLPLYIPDNEREFWKSKVLEIREITYDIIKQLNAVGIQAKNYFSPVHLQKFYRDLYGYEYGDYPVTELISSLTIAIPFYTELDFEKQQYVVENFRNILNNY; this is encoded by the coding sequence ATGAATGTTCCACTTTCTGATGCAAGTTTAACAGAAGAAGAAAAAAAGATATTATTAAATGTTTTTAGAAGAAAAAGATTGGCTTTGGGGTCATTTTTAAATAAATTTGAGGAAAAGATGAAAGAGTATTTTAATGTTGATTATGCCGTTGCTGTAAACAGCGGAACGTCTGCTTTACATTTGATTTTAAGGTCATTGGGAATAAAGGAAAATGAAGGAATGATAGTTACGCCGTTTACATTTATAGCTTCATCAAATGTTGCCATGTTTGAAAGAGCACATCCTGTGTTTATTGATATTGATCCAGAAAATTATAATATTGATATTGAAAAGATAGAATTAACCCTTAATGATATAGATCATCCATTATGGAAAAGGATTAAAGGTTTAAAGGATATAACTTTTTTTATGGGGGTTGATATTTTTGGTCAACCTCTCGATTGGGATAGATTTTTTGAGTTGAATAAAAAATATAATTGGAAGGTTGTTGAAGATTCTTGTGAAGCTATAGGGGCAAAATACAAGGATAGAATGGTTGGAACGCTTGGTGAAGCGGGGACGTTTGCTTTTTATCCTAATAAGCAGATTACTACCGGTGAAGGTGGTATGATTATTACCAATAATGAAGAGATAGCGAAGCTTTCAAGGTCTATGGCAAATCAGGGCCGCGGTGATTCATATGAATGGCTGGAACATGTTAGATTGGGGTATAATTATAGAATGGATGAATTATCAGCAGCTCTGGGATATGTTCAAATGAAGAGACTTGATGAAATACTGGAAAAAAGGGAAAATGTAGCAAAGAATTATTATGAATTATTTAAGGAAGAGGATAGAGTAATATTACCTCATGTTGAGGAATATACAACAAAGCCAAGCTGGTTTGTATTTGTTGTTCGTCTTTCCCTGGATTGGATTTCAAATTTTATTGATATTCCAGAATATATGAAAAGTTTTGATTTACCTTTGTATATTCCAGATAATGAAAGGGAATTCTGGAAGAGTAAGGTTCTGGAAATAAGGGAAATTACTTATGATATAATAAAACAATTAAATGCAGTTGGAATTCAGGCAAAAAACTATTTTTCTCCTGTGCATTTACAGAAATTTTATAGGGATTTATATGGTTATGAATATGGTGATTATCCTGTAACTGAATTAATTTCATCGTTGACGATAGCTATTCCTTTTTATACTGAGCTTGATTTTGAAAAGCAGCAATATGTTGTGGAGAATTTTAGAAATATACTTAATAATTATTGA
- a CDS encoding polysaccharide biosynthesis protein: MKRKALLMVLDYIIFFVSYIIALFFRFQTDYVEMEKYILPIFLFPAIMILVMYVNKIYDQIWRFATLKEIKPIVYSAFTGYLLNFLVVEAIRRLFFKSFSLPLTVGFITALLGSILVIGSRTWWFSKNKHIENHYPDNRKNILIIGAGEAGVELLDEFLRNPENGVVKGFLDDDEIKIGRLIRGIPVLGKTNEVMDYVEKLKINEVIIAIPSATSEELKRIISNIDTKRVRLKTLPGLFEILNNKVSLGFLRDVNIEDLLGRKEIKVNFDEIGFYITNKTVLVTGAGGSIGSEICRQVAALNPEKLLILGRGENSIFKINRELKEKFPNLKVVEIISDVTNEDRMEEVFKRFSPDVVFHAAAHKHVPLMEKNPSEAFRVNSYGTYILARLSDKYDVSHFVFISTDKAINPTSIMGSSKRLGEIIIRSISRRSKTHFGIVRFGNVLGSRGSVVPIFKEQIKNGGPVTVTHPDMKRYFMTIPEAVALVLQAGAFANKGEVFVFDMGKPISIDYLAREMIRLSGYIPDQDIKIVYTGIRNGEKLYEELFLDSEEFLKTPNDRIYILKENKILNEKELDNLILKIERTFKANDFKLMNSIIKEYIPEATAKVIIDVAY, encoded by the coding sequence ATGAAAAGAAAAGCACTTTTGATGGTTCTTGATTATATTATATTTTTTGTAAGTTATATAATAGCCCTATTTTTCAGATTTCAAACTGACTATGTTGAAATGGAAAAGTATATATTGCCGATATTTTTGTTTCCGGCAATAATGATTCTGGTTATGTATGTGAATAAAATATATGACCAGATATGGAGATTTGCTACTTTAAAGGAAATAAAGCCTATTGTATATTCAGCATTTACGGGATATCTTTTAAATTTTCTTGTTGTTGAGGCAATTAGAAGACTATTTTTTAAATCTTTTTCATTGCCTCTTACAGTAGGGTTTATAACTGCCCTTTTAGGAAGTATTCTGGTTATTGGGAGCAGGACATGGTGGTTTTCAAAGAATAAACATATAGAAAATCATTATCCTGATAATAGAAAGAATATTCTTATTATTGGTGCTGGTGAAGCCGGGGTTGAATTGCTGGATGAGTTTTTAAGAAATCCAGAAAATGGTGTTGTTAAAGGATTTTTGGATGATGATGAAATTAAGATTGGAAGATTAATAAGAGGGATTCCTGTTTTAGGGAAAACAAATGAAGTAATGGATTATGTTGAAAAGCTAAAAATAAATGAGGTTATAATTGCTATTCCTTCCGCAACATCAGAGGAATTAAAGAGGATTATTAGTAATATTGATACAAAACGAGTTAGATTAAAAACATTACCAGGTTTGTTTGAGATATTAAATAATAAAGTATCGTTGGGATTTTTAAGGGATGTTAATATAGAGGATTTGCTTGGTAGAAAGGAAATAAAGGTTAATTTTGATGAAATAGGTTTTTATATAACCAATAAAACTGTTTTGGTTACAGGTGCTGGCGGTAGTATTGGTTCTGAAATTTGTCGTCAGGTTGCAGCGTTAAATCCTGAGAAATTATTGATTTTAGGTCGTGGTGAAAATAGCATATTTAAAATAAACAGGGAATTAAAAGAAAAGTTCCCTAATTTAAAAGTTGTTGAAATTATCAGCGATGTAACCAATGAAGATAGAATGGAAGAGGTATTTAAAAGATTTTCGCCAGATGTTGTTTTTCATGCTGCCGCACATAAGCATGTTCCCTTAATGGAAAAGAACCCTTCTGAGGCTTTTAGGGTTAATTCATATGGGACTTATATACTCGCCAGGTTGTCAGATAAATATGATGTTTCACATTTTGTTTTTATTTCAACTGATAAGGCAATAAATCCAACATCTATTATGGGAAGTTCCAAACGACTTGGAGAAATAATAATCAGGTCTATTTCCAGAAGGTCAAAGACACATTTTGGAATTGTTAGATTTGGAAATGTTCTGGGAAGTAGAGGCAGCGTTGTGCCGATTTTTAAAGAACAAATAAAAAATGGTGGTCCTGTGACAGTTACACATCCAGATATGAAAAGATATTTTATGACTATACCTGAAGCTGTAGCATTGGTATTGCAAGCAGGAGCTTTTGCAAATAAGGGAGAAGTATTTGTGTTTGATATGGGAAAACCTATATCCATAGATTATCTTGCACGAGAGATGATAAGATTATCCGGGTATATTCCAGATCAGGATATTAAAATTGTCTATACAGGAATAAGGAATGGTGAAAAATTATATGAGGAATTATTTCTGGATTCTGAAGAGTTTTTAAAAACGCCAAATGATAGAATATATATTTTAAAAGAGAATAAGATTTTAAATGAGAAAGAATTAGATAATTTGATTTTAAAAATAGAAAGAACCTTTAAAGCTAATGATTTTAAACTTATGAATAGTATAATAAAAGAATATATTCCAGAGGCAACTGCAAAGGTTATAATAGATGTTGCATATTAA
- a CDS encoding glycosyltransferase family 4 protein, translated as MHYLGVFFLSIIITYIMIPVAKNMGIVDKPDETLKIHEKATPYLGGLAIYLSSIFFIHDLKFVFFSSLLMFLGLIDDIKDVSPKIRLLVEFVIIIATLIPFYSTIGIIYFFLLIILGVALINAVNMIDGMDGICGGNTLFVILFLSIISKQYDYIFIVAAIAGFLIFNFYPAKIFLGDAGSYFLAYTIFYLMVIMTNNHGFGGFAISVIVSALFYTDLFFSFLRRILNHRSPFSGDRDHIYDKIKKRYKISVKTTAIITYVFSFLFGIIGIISWDYPYLGVSLAFLEYLFLGIYFKLYSYD; from the coding sequence ATGCATTATTTAGGAGTTTTTTTCTTATCAATTATAATTACATATATAATGATTCCAGTTGCAAAGAACATGGGGATAGTGGATAAACCAGATGAAACTTTGAAGATTCATGAGAAAGCAACACCATATCTTGGAGGATTGGCAATATATCTTTCCAGCATATTTTTTATACATGATTTAAAATTTGTATTTTTCAGTTCTCTTCTGATGTTTCTTGGATTAATAGACGATATAAAAGATGTATCCCCAAAAATTCGTTTATTAGTAGAATTTGTAATAATTATCGCAACACTTATTCCCTTTTATTCTACTATAGGCATTATTTATTTCTTCTTGCTTATAATACTTGGTGTAGCCTTGATTAATGCAGTTAATATGATTGATGGAATGGATGGAATATGTGGAGGAAATACATTATTTGTTATTTTGTTTTTAAGCATTATTTCCAAACAATACGATTATATATTTATAGTTGCGGCAATAGCAGGATTTTTAATCTTTAATTTTTATCCAGCTAAGATATTTCTTGGTGATGCAGGTTCGTATTTTCTTGCATATACCATATTTTATTTGATGGTAATTATGACCAATAATCATGGATTTGGCGGATTTGCAATTTCTGTGATTGTTTCAGCATTGTTTTATACCGATTTGTTTTTCAGTTTTTTAAGGAGAATTCTCAATCACCGTTCTCCATTTTCCGGGGATAGGGATCATATATATGATAAAATAAAAAAGAGATATAAAATATCTGTTAAAACAACAGCAATAATAACCTATGTTTTTTCATTTTTATTTGGTATAATTGGTATCATCAGCTGGGACTATCCATATTTAGGCGTAAGTTTAGCCTTTTTGGAGTACCTATTTTTGGGAATATACTTTAAGTTATATTCCTACGATTAA
- a CDS encoding phosphoenolpyruvate carboxykinase (ATP), translating into MATKNYFSPEEINPQNPVFSRIRTTIETAFFRNNVVKVDSPKEAYKLAKNSPGTIITDLNVYKPELLALDEGAKILIFNDGAVTGRYAAGRRIVGEPDVDVEKYAEIIREAVYNTRFRKMYHAISFTGLHEDFIIKNHLLIPEGHENILYNWLLNLQPFTVEFIKIYENSVVLNEGDVYIFSDPDWKHPDFPLGLSFFDPEHNCAAILGMRYFGEFKKGTLTLGWGIANRNGYASCHGGLKKYTLKDNESYVAAFFGLSGSGKSTLTHAKHNGKYDITILHDDAFVISMADGSSISLEPSYFDKTADYPVSSEDNKYLLTIQNCGATIDNQGRVIPVMEDIRNGNGRALKSKLWSPNRVYKIDDPINAIFWLMKDPVLPPILKVTDPVLASTLGATLATKRTSAEKLAEGVDPDALVFEPYANPFRTYPLSDDYYSFKKLFEKGVDCYILNTGHFLDKKITKEVTLSIIENIVDGKAEFKEWANGIEIMEIEGYTPDMTDKEYVENFISSMQRRIDFINSRETEKGGRDKLPSECKESIEDIINQCRRNKKDILEG; encoded by the coding sequence GTGGCAACTAAAAACTATTTTTCACCAGAAGAAATTAACCCACAAAATCCAGTATTTTCAAGGATCAGAACAACTATTGAAACAGCTTTTTTTAGAAACAACGTGGTAAAGGTAGATTCGCCAAAAGAAGCATATAAGCTTGCTAAAAATTCTCCCGGGACAATTATAACAGATTTAAATGTTTATAAACCTGAGTTATTGGCTCTTGATGAAGGCGCCAAGATTTTAATTTTTAATGATGGAGCTGTAACAGGTAGATATGCAGCTGGTAGAAGAATTGTTGGAGAGCCAGATGTTGATGTTGAAAAATATGCAGAAATAATTAGAGAGGCTGTATATAATACAAGATTTAGAAAAATGTATCATGCAATTTCATTTACAGGTTTACATGAAGATTTTATTATAAAAAATCATCTTTTAATTCCTGAGGGGCATGAAAATATATTATATAATTGGTTATTAAACTTACAACCATTTACAGTAGAATTCATAAAAATATATGAAAATTCCGTTGTTTTAAATGAAGGAGATGTATATATCTTTTCAGATCCAGATTGGAAACATCCAGATTTTCCTCTTGGATTATCCTTCTTTGATCCTGAACATAATTGTGCAGCAATACTTGGTATGAGATACTTTGGTGAATTTAAGAAAGGAACTTTAACATTGGGTTGGGGCATTGCAAATAGAAATGGTTACGCTTCCTGTCATGGCGGATTGAAAAAATATACTTTAAAGGATAATGAAAGTTATGTTGCAGCATTTTTTGGACTCTCAGGTTCGGGAAAATCAACATTAACTCATGCAAAGCACAATGGAAAATATGATATAACAATATTACACGATGATGCTTTTGTAATTTCAATGGCTGATGGATCATCGATATCACTTGAACCTTCATATTTTGATAAAACAGCGGATTATCCTGTAAGTTCTGAAGATAATAAATATCTTTTAACTATACAGAACTGTGGTGCAACTATAGATAATCAGGGTAGAGTAATTCCTGTTATGGAAGATATTAGAAATGGCAATGGAAGAGCTTTAAAATCAAAATTATGGTCACCCAATAGAGTATATAAAATAGATGATCCTATAAATGCTATTTTCTGGTTAATGAAGGATCCTGTATTACCACCTATTTTGAAAGTAACAGATCCTGTTCTTGCATCAACGCTTGGAGCAACTCTTGCAACAAAGAGAACATCTGCGGAGAAATTAGCTGAAGGTGTAGATCCAGATGCATTGGTATTTGAACCATATGCAAATCCATTTAGAACATATCCATTATCCGACGATTATTATAGCTTTAAAAAATTATTTGAAAAGGGAGTAGATTGCTATATTCTCAATACAGGACATTTCCTTGATAAAAAGATAACCAAGGAAGTAACCCTATCCATTATTGAAAATATTGTTGATGGAAAGGCTGAATTCAAGGAATGGGCAAATGGAATAGAGATAATGGAAATTGAAGGGTATACCCCTGATATGACAGATAAGGAATATGTGGAAAACTTTATATCTTCAATGCAGAGAAGAATAGATTTTATTAATTCAAGGGAAACAGAAAAAGGTGGAAGGGATAAATTACCTTCAGAATGTAAGGAATCAATTGAAGATATTATAAATCAATGCAGAAGAAATAAAAAGGATATATTGGAGGGATAA
- a CDS encoding MFS transporter, which yields MEPLAIFITFTNFFVSFFKSYFKPLIPFFMEYFNINEPKIFVMMASILTLSSSFSQIFFGYISDKSERKLILLYISVIVTMTPIFFLGYVKSIWLLFLIFFLGYMGSAAQEPLGAGISGTIGKGKSTTLAIFMVGGTFGYALGPVFITYFVTHYNLKNLLYIGLIGIILYTILFYFAYNYFKSHHHLKPKNKKTRFFESFKGFKYIYPIWLLTVHRAFISIMFRSYVPIKSRMLGYDLTVGGLLVTLGFLAGTFSNLLGAKLEEKTNVRFVNLLYFSAFSILVFLFSTSTNIWVLSISYILADAFMFLTMSVNVHYAQQLLPENKSFASGALMGFTRAVGNVLITVYTFFFGNNVPFVLNSLWIFGILGILITIILIRPQPDSK from the coding sequence ATGGAACCGTTAGCAATATTTATTACGTTTACTAATTTTTTTGTAAGTTTTTTTAAGTCCTATTTTAAACCATTAATTCCATTTTTTATGGAGTATTTTAATATAAATGAACCAAAAATATTTGTGATGATGGCGTCAATTTTGACGCTATCATCTTCTTTTAGCCAGATATTTTTTGGATATATTTCTGATAAATCTGAAAGAAAGTTGATATTATTGTATATATCGGTTATAGTAACCATGACACCTATCTTCTTTTTGGGATATGTCAAATCAATATGGCTATTATTTTTAATATTTTTCCTTGGGTATATGGGAAGTGCAGCACAGGAACCTTTAGGAGCAGGTATAAGTGGAACAATTGGTAAAGGGAAAAGTACTACGCTTGCAATATTTATGGTTGGTGGAACATTTGGCTATGCGCTTGGACCTGTGTTTATAACATATTTTGTTACTCATTATAATTTAAAAAATTTATTGTATATAGGATTAATAGGGATTATTTTATACACAATACTCTTTTATTTTGCTTATAATTATTTTAAATCTCATCATCATTTAAAGCCTAAAAATAAAAAAACACGATTTTTTGAGAGTTTTAAAGGTTTTAAATATATTTATCCAATATGGTTATTAACAGTGCATAGGGCATTTATCAGTATAATGTTCAGGTCATATGTACCTATAAAGTCAAGAATGCTCGGTTATGATTTAACTGTTGGAGGATTGCTTGTAACTCTTGGATTTCTTGCAGGAACATTTTCCAATTTATTAGGAGCAAAATTAGAAGAAAAAACCAATGTAAGATTTGTTAATTTATTATATTTTTCAGCGTTTTCAATACTGGTATTTTTATTTTCAACATCTACAAATATATGGGTTTTATCAATATCTTATATATTGGCAGATGCTTTTATGTTTTTAACAATGTCTGTTAATGTGCATTATGCGCAACAGTTGTTGCCAGAAAACAAGAGTTTTGCTTCTGGTGCATTAATGGGGTTTACAAGAGCTGTTGGAAATGTATTAATTACAGTATATACCTTCTTTTTTGGTAATAATGTCCCTTTTGTTTTAAATAGCTTATGGATATTTGGAATTCTGGGAATATTAATAACAATTATCTTAATTCGTCCCCAACCGGATAGTAAGTAA